A DNA window from Moorella thermoacetica contains the following coding sequences:
- a CDS encoding complex I subunit 4 family protein, with amino-acid sequence MNFPILTAIMLAPVAGLLLILLIPEREQLTIKITAAAATFVSLVLAILAYVQYDHARGGLQFLQDIPWVPGFGINYSVGVDGISMPLVLLTAIVIFTGVFASWDMTQRVKEFFIFLLMLVTGVFGVFISRDLFFFYLFFEVAVIPMYLLIGIWGSTRKEYAAMKLTLYLLVGSAFALIGIIALFLYASQQLGYATFDIQTLATVKYDLGFQKFIFFLMLIGFGVLVPIWPLHLWSPDGHVAAPTAVSMLHAGVLMKLGAYGLIRAGVFLFPEGAKFWAPLIAVLCIVNVVYGAMIAMVQRDLKFVIGYSSVSHMGYVLLGIASLNILSLDGAVSQMFAHGIMTALFFALVGNIYHKAHTREIARFGGLAHQMPRVAAGFLIGGLASLGLPGLNNFVAEFLIFIGSFTRDQALFGGILPFRILSILAISGIVITATYILRVVMKTFFGPRKPEWDHLEDARGVEMVPVVVLIATLLLFGLLPSLQIDMINSGITPLVAKVQAAKAIGGIF; translated from the coding sequence GTGAACTTTCCGATTTTGACAGCTATTATGCTGGCCCCGGTAGCCGGGCTGCTGCTCATCCTGCTGATCCCGGAAAGGGAGCAGCTGACCATTAAAATCACGGCTGCTGCCGCCACCTTTGTTTCCCTGGTGCTGGCAATCCTGGCTTATGTCCAGTATGATCATGCCCGGGGAGGCTTGCAGTTCCTCCAGGATATCCCCTGGGTACCGGGATTCGGCATCAATTACTCCGTTGGCGTCGACGGCATCAGTATGCCCCTGGTCCTGCTGACGGCCATTGTTATCTTTACCGGTGTCTTCGCCTCCTGGGATATGACCCAGCGGGTGAAGGAATTCTTTATCTTCCTGTTGATGCTGGTGACCGGCGTCTTCGGTGTCTTCATCAGCCGCGACCTCTTTTTCTTCTACCTCTTCTTTGAGGTGGCCGTTATCCCCATGTACCTCCTCATTGGTATTTGGGGCAGCACCCGGAAGGAATACGCGGCTATGAAGCTGACCCTTTACCTCCTGGTCGGCAGCGCCTTTGCCCTGATTGGTATTATCGCCCTGTTCCTTTATGCGTCCCAGCAACTGGGGTATGCTACCTTTGACATCCAGACCCTGGCCACGGTCAAGTACGACCTGGGGTTCCAAAAGTTTATCTTCTTCCTGATGCTCATCGGTTTTGGCGTGCTGGTGCCCATCTGGCCCCTGCACCTGTGGTCTCCCGACGGCCATGTGGCGGCACCAACGGCCGTCAGTATGCTCCACGCCGGCGTTTTAATGAAACTAGGTGCTTATGGCCTTATTCGCGCCGGAGTATTTCTGTTCCCCGAAGGAGCTAAATTTTGGGCGCCTTTGATTGCCGTTCTGTGTATTGTTAACGTGGTTTATGGTGCCATGATCGCCATGGTCCAGAGGGATTTGAAATTCGTTATCGGCTACAGCAGTGTGAGCCACATGGGCTATGTTCTCCTGGGAATAGCTTCTTTGAATATCCTGAGCCTGGACGGGGCTGTATCCCAGATGTTTGCTCACGGTATTATGACGGCCCTCTTCTTTGCACTAGTGGGTAATATCTATCATAAAGCCCACACCCGGGAGATTGCCCGCTTCGGCGGCCTTGCCCACCAGATGCCGCGGGTGGCGGCCGGTTTCCTAATTGGCGGCCTTGCCTCCCTGGGGCTACCCGGCCTTAATAACTTTGTGGCCGAGTTTCTCATCTTCATAGGCTCCTTTACCCGCGACCAGGCCCTGTTCGGTGGTATCCTGCCCTTCCGGATCCTCTCGATCCTGGCCATCTCCGGTATTGTCATTACCGCCACCTATATTCTCCGGGTAGTCATGAAGACTTTCTTCGGACCCAGGAAACCGGAATGGGATCACCTGGAGGATGCCCGCGGGGTGGAAATGGTGCCCGTTGTCGTCTTGATTGCAACTTTGCTGCTCTTTGGCCTCTTACCCTCCTTGCAAATTGATATGATCAATAGCGGCATAACCCCGCTGGTAGCCAAAGTTCAAGCGGCGAAGGCGATTGGGGGTATCTTTTAA
- a CDS encoding NADH-quinone oxidoreductase subunit N, with product MANLHLLTVEILTAALGLGLLALGLLVPHSDRRGIAYVATAGLAGILAAAFGMREASGVVLGGYVIDPFGTYFKILFLVAAMLTAACSYDYVEKMGLNQGEYYALLVLATLGMMVLASSGELVSLYLGLELMTITFCILAAFHLGDAKSAEAGIKYVLLGAMSSAIFLYGLSLVYGSSGTTVIREIGQAVATRGASPALLLGTIFILAGFAFKVTAVPFHMWSPDVYEGAPTPVTGFLSVASKAAAFAALVRVFFGALPDLHSFWVQLFIALAVLTIVLGNLVAIPQTNIKRLLAYSSIAQAGYLLLGIVSFSVLGVGAVMYYAMLYVFGNMGAFMAATAFYNNDGSDEIKDYAGLARRSPLVAALMLFSLLSLAGIPPMAGFVGKFYLFMSIISRQYIWLAILGILMSMVSVYYYLLVAKAMYLGNPPEGSKPLRVAPGLQVAMVVSLLILFILGIYPTPLTNYAMNSAVTFFMP from the coding sequence ATGGCGAATTTGCATCTCTTAACGGTGGAAATCCTGACGGCAGCCCTGGGACTGGGACTCCTGGCCCTGGGTCTCCTGGTACCCCACAGTGATCGCCGGGGTATTGCCTATGTAGCTACTGCCGGTCTGGCCGGTATTCTAGCGGCGGCCTTCGGCATGCGGGAAGCCAGTGGTGTAGTTCTCGGGGGATATGTCATTGACCCCTTTGGTACCTATTTCAAAATTCTCTTCCTGGTGGCGGCCATGCTAACTGCTGCCTGCTCCTATGATTATGTAGAAAAGATGGGTCTGAACCAGGGCGAATACTATGCCCTGCTGGTCCTGGCCACCCTGGGAATGATGGTCCTGGCTTCCTCGGGGGAACTGGTCAGCCTTTACCTGGGCTTGGAACTGATGACCATAACCTTTTGTATCCTGGCGGCCTTTCACCTGGGCGACGCCAAATCAGCGGAAGCAGGCATTAAGTACGTCCTGCTGGGGGCCATGTCCTCGGCCATTTTCCTGTATGGCCTGAGCCTGGTTTATGGCAGCAGCGGTACCACAGTTATCCGGGAAATCGGCCAGGCAGTGGCTACCAGGGGGGCGAGCCCGGCCCTGCTCCTGGGGACCATCTTTATCTTGGCAGGTTTTGCCTTCAAGGTGACGGCAGTACCCTTCCATATGTGGTCCCCGGATGTGTATGAAGGAGCACCGACTCCGGTTACAGGCTTTCTCTCAGTTGCCTCCAAAGCTGCCGCCTTTGCAGCCCTGGTACGGGTGTTCTTCGGCGCCCTGCCGGACCTCCACAGCTTCTGGGTCCAGCTCTTTATCGCCCTGGCGGTCCTAACCATCGTTCTGGGCAACCTGGTGGCCATCCCCCAGACCAACATCAAAAGGCTGCTGGCTTACTCCAGCATCGCCCAGGCCGGTTATCTGTTGCTGGGTATTGTTTCCTTCTCCGTCCTGGGGGTAGGGGCGGTAATGTATTACGCCATGCTCTACGTCTTTGGCAACATGGGTGCCTTTATGGCTGCTACGGCCTTTTATAATAACGACGGCAGTGATGAGATTAAGGATTACGCCGGCCTGGCCAGGCGTTCACCCCTGGTGGCGGCGTTAATGCTCTTCTCCCTCCTGTCCCTGGCCGGGATACCACCCATGGCCGGTTTTGTCGGCAAGTTTTACCTCTTTATGTCGATAATTTCCCGGCAGTATATCTGGCTGGCCATCCTGGGCATTTTGATGAGCATGGTGTCGGTATACTACTATCTCCTGGTGGCCAAAGCCATGTACCTGGGTAACCCGCCGGAGGGGAGCAAACCTTTGCGGGTAGCACCCGGCCTCCAGGTGGCCATGGTAGTATCACTGCTAATTCTTTTTATCCTGGGAATTTACCCGACACCCCTTACCAACTATGCCATGAATTCGGCTGTAACCTTCTTTATGCCCTGA
- a CDS encoding YraN family protein, producing the protein MTMTRRRRGQIGEAAAAALLADSGYRILERNYRCPLGEIDIVAAQGEEIVFIEVRTRSSQTFGTPQESVDGRKRLRLRRLAAYYLGSRGLAGRSCRFDVVAVWLDRQERVAGVEVIKGAF; encoded by the coding sequence ATGACCATGACACGGCGGCGGCGCGGCCAAATCGGCGAGGCCGCCGCCGCTGCTTTGTTAGCAGATTCCGGTTACCGGATCCTGGAGCGTAATTATCGCTGCCCCCTGGGGGAAATTGATATTGTTGCCGCCCAGGGTGAGGAAATTGTTTTTATCGAGGTCCGGACGCGATCCTCCCAAACCTTCGGTACGCCCCAGGAGTCAGTTGATGGCCGCAAACGGCTGCGTTTGCGCCGGCTGGCGGCCTATTATCTTGGCTCCAGGGGGTTGGCCGGACGGTCCTGCCGTTTTGATGTCGTGGCGGTGTGGCTGGACCGGCAGGAGAGGGTAGCTGGAGTCGAGGTAATAAAGGGAGCGTTTTAG
- a CDS encoding histone deacetylase family protein produces the protein MYKAKRRLGLVFFPAFDWAISPTHPEREERLLYTQDQVFEEGILDIEGIREYRPRLASTGDVERVHICVPDVQSRTTESHLIAAGGAIVAAEAVLKGEVDKAFAIIRPPGHHSFRIVHGARGFCNINMEAIMLEYIRRHYGPKRIAIVDTDCHHGDGSQDIYWHDKDTLYISLHQDGRTLFPGTGFLNEFGGPNAFGYTLNLPLPPDTGEEGFLYALEHFILPVLAEFKPDLVINSAGQDNHYTDPITNMRFSAQGYARLNDRLQPDIVVLEGGYSIEGALPYVNAGIILALAGLDYSRVREPDYTPEKVAQSPRVSEYIARLCDESYQAWQQRDTLREEYIRGKKEISRRRRIFYDTEGLMETQQETTRVCHDCGGVTWIDSRTDQGRHILAIFIPRDACPRCQEEGHALFESSQTIDYPDGVFLQDRLEDKLFKK, from the coding sequence ATGTATAAAGCCAAGCGCCGCCTGGGCCTGGTTTTCTTCCCTGCCTTTGACTGGGCCATCAGCCCTACCCACCCTGAGCGGGAAGAGCGCCTCCTCTATACCCAGGACCAGGTGTTCGAAGAAGGCATCCTGGACATCGAAGGCATCAGGGAATATCGCCCTCGCCTGGCCAGTACCGGCGATGTAGAGCGGGTGCATATCTGTGTGCCGGATGTCCAATCCCGGACGACGGAATCCCACCTCATTGCCGCCGGCGGGGCCATTGTTGCCGCTGAAGCCGTTTTAAAGGGAGAAGTAGATAAGGCCTTTGCCATTATCCGGCCGCCGGGGCATCACTCCTTCCGCATCGTCCATGGCGCCAGGGGTTTTTGTAATATAAATATGGAGGCCATTATGCTTGAGTATATTCGCCGGCATTACGGCCCCAAACGGATAGCCATTGTCGATACCGACTGCCACCATGGGGACGGCAGCCAGGATATCTACTGGCACGACAAGGATACCCTTTATATCTCCCTACACCAGGACGGCCGTACCCTTTTCCCGGGTACCGGCTTCCTGAACGAATTCGGCGGCCCCAATGCCTTCGGCTATACCCTTAACCTTCCCCTGCCCCCTGACACCGGGGAAGAGGGGTTCCTTTATGCCCTGGAACATTTTATCCTGCCGGTGCTAGCCGAATTTAAGCCGGATCTGGTCATCAACTCCGCCGGCCAGGATAACCATTATACCGACCCGATAACCAACATGCGTTTTTCAGCCCAGGGTTACGCCCGCCTTAACGACCGCCTGCAACCGGATATCGTCGTCCTGGAGGGAGGTTATTCCATCGAAGGCGCCCTGCCCTACGTCAACGCAGGCATTATCCTGGCCCTGGCCGGCCTCGATTACTCAAGGGTCCGCGAACCTGACTACACTCCGGAAAAGGTGGCTCAATCGCCCCGCGTCAGTGAGTATATCGCCCGCCTCTGCGACGAGTCCTACCAGGCCTGGCAGCAGAGGGATACCCTCCGGGAAGAGTATATCCGGGGTAAAAAAGAAATCAGCCGCCGGCGCCGTATTTTCTACGACACCGAGGGGCTGATGGAAACCCAGCAAGAAACGACCCGCGTTTGCCATGATTGCGGCGGCGTGACCTGGATTGATTCCCGTACCGACCAGGGCCGCCACATTCTGGCCATCTTTATACCTCGGGACGCCTGTCCCCGCTGCCAGGAAGAAGGCCATGCCCTCTTTGAAAGCAGCCAGACCATTGATTACCCGGACGGAGTCTTTCTCCAGGACCGTTTGGAAGATAAGTTGTTCAAGAAATAA
- a CDS encoding hydantoinase/oxoprolinase family protein: MYVGLDMGGTHTDVVLIADGRVQRYCKTPTDPEDYLHTVTRALDEVLEDVATGDVQRLNLSTTVCTNAIVTGRTSPVGLLLEPGPGLNPAGLTCGAKNFILSGAIDHRGRPTSSLVATEIEAADKELRKAAIRHLAIVGKFSTRNPEHELQIKEALSPTYDFITLGHRLSGRLNYPRRVFTAYLNSAVASIYDAFATAINAYADGRQLPVVPDILKADGGTLSLAASRSLPVETILSGPSASIMGALALAPSSRDTIILDIGGTTTDIAFLADGVPLFEPLGITLAGYPTLVRALYSYSLGLGGDSCLRVRDGRLSIGPERLGPALALGGPAPTPTDALITMGRLDLGDKGAARRGLDQLGDQLGLNTGEVANAIIKQMAGEIARQTRALLERINSRPVYTVREVLEDKKLRPEQVIVIGAPAPLLAAELEAAFGLPVVAPSLAGVANAIGAALSQPTTEITLQADTEQGFLTIPEEGIREKVQRGFNLEAARQRALAALQDRLRRLAPAAAGSELEVVEEQSFNMVSGFYTTGKNIRVKVQVKPRVSPLEGGEHNV; the protein is encoded by the coding sequence ATGTATGTAGGCCTGGATATGGGTGGTACCCATACCGATGTCGTCCTCATAGCCGACGGCCGGGTGCAACGCTACTGCAAGACACCGACCGACCCTGAAGATTACCTCCATACCGTTACCAGGGCCCTGGACGAGGTCCTGGAGGATGTTGCAACCGGCGATGTACAGCGCCTGAACCTCAGCACCACTGTCTGCACCAATGCCATCGTGACCGGCAGGACCAGCCCGGTAGGCTTGCTCCTGGAACCGGGGCCGGGATTAAATCCCGCCGGGCTGACCTGCGGCGCTAAAAATTTTATCCTCTCGGGCGCCATCGATCATCGCGGTCGCCCTACCTCTTCCCTGGTAGCAACCGAAATCGAAGCTGCCGATAAAGAGCTAAGGAAAGCAGCCATCCGTCACCTGGCCATAGTAGGTAAGTTTTCCACCCGCAACCCGGAACATGAATTGCAGATCAAGGAAGCCCTTTCCCCGACCTATGACTTTATCACCCTGGGCCATCGCCTGTCGGGACGTTTGAACTACCCCAGGCGGGTTTTTACCGCCTATCTGAACAGTGCCGTAGCATCTATCTATGATGCCTTTGCCACCGCCATAAATGCCTATGCCGATGGCAGGCAACTGCCAGTAGTACCGGATATACTAAAAGCCGATGGTGGCACCCTCTCCCTGGCCGCATCCCGGTCCCTCCCGGTGGAGACCATCCTCTCCGGTCCCTCGGCCAGTATTATGGGAGCCCTGGCCCTGGCGCCCTCTTCCCGGGATACTATTATTCTCGATATCGGCGGTACGACCACTGATATCGCCTTCCTGGCCGACGGTGTCCCCCTCTTTGAACCTTTAGGCATAACCCTGGCCGGTTACCCAACCCTGGTACGCGCCCTTTACAGTTATTCCTTGGGTCTGGGCGGCGACAGCTGCCTGCGGGTCAGGGACGGGCGCCTGAGCATCGGTCCGGAGCGCCTGGGGCCGGCCCTGGCCCTGGGCGGCCCCGCCCCTACTCCCACCGACGCCCTGATTACCATGGGCCGCCTGGACCTGGGGGATAAAGGGGCTGCCCGCCGGGGCCTGGATCAGTTAGGGGATCAACTGGGCCTCAATACCGGGGAGGTGGCTAATGCCATTATCAAACAAATGGCCGGCGAGATTGCCCGCCAGACCCGGGCCCTCCTTGAGAGAATTAATAGCCGCCCGGTATATACCGTGCGGGAAGTCCTGGAGGACAAAAAACTACGCCCGGAACAGGTAATCGTCATCGGTGCCCCGGCGCCCCTCCTGGCGGCCGAGCTGGAAGCCGCTTTCGGCCTCCCGGTGGTAGCACCCTCCCTGGCCGGGGTTGCCAATGCCATTGGCGCCGCCCTGAGCCAGCCCACTACGGAAATCACCCTCCAGGCCGATACAGAGCAGGGCTTCCTGACGATTCCCGAAGAGGGCATCAGGGAGAAAGTCCAACGCGGTTTCAACCTGGAGGCAGCCCGCCAGCGGGCCCTGGCAGCCCTGCAGGATCGCCTGCGGCGCCTGGCACCGGCGGCAGCCGGTTCCGAATTGGAAGTAGTTGAGGAACAATCCTTTAACATGGTCTCCGGCTTTTATACCACGGGCAAAAACATCAGAGTCAAAGTCCAGGTTAAACCCCGGGTCAGCCCCCTGGAGGGAGGTGAGCATAATGTATAA
- a CDS encoding N-acetylmuramoyl-L-alanine amidase has translation MRELPPRARLTNLHSKINSQGEEQFSTVTIEATAPAPVEVSYPEPTLCQVTVRAAMNMYPGPLYVQDGIIREVTLHTVAEETVFNICLDEAVQAVITCIEGTPYRICLNFNRRPMQDFYQDRVVVIDPGHGGSDPGHRGPVNLLERDMAWKTAGELARILEGLKARVVMTRRQEENPSWQERLARVPPGAFCFLSIHEYGSPDAARRGTAVLYNPARPENEELAAAVLERIVTRVKTPPRGTSPDAELVQLGQLPALRIEPVTITNWVDEGLLRNPYFHQKTALAVVVAIKQYFRQRSKDYGPRNKENSFS, from the coding sequence GTGAGGGAGTTGCCCCCCAGGGCCCGGTTAACCAATCTCCATAGCAAAATAAATAGCCAGGGTGAGGAACAATTCAGTACCGTTACCATAGAGGCTACAGCACCGGCGCCGGTGGAGGTTAGCTACCCGGAGCCGACCCTTTGCCAGGTAACTGTCCGGGCGGCCATGAACATGTATCCAGGCCCCCTGTATGTCCAGGACGGCATTATCCGGGAAGTAACCTTGCATACGGTCGCGGAGGAAACGGTTTTTAATATTTGCCTGGATGAGGCAGTTCAGGCGGTAATAACCTGCATCGAAGGGACACCCTACCGGATTTGTTTAAACTTTAACCGCCGGCCCATGCAGGATTTCTACCAGGATAGGGTAGTAGTCATTGATCCCGGTCACGGTGGCTCTGATCCCGGCCACCGCGGTCCGGTAAACTTACTGGAACGGGATATGGCCTGGAAGACAGCCGGGGAATTGGCCAGAATCCTTGAAGGATTGAAAGCCAGGGTAGTTATGACCCGCCGGCAGGAAGAAAATCCCTCCTGGCAGGAACGTCTGGCCAGGGTACCGCCGGGTGCTTTTTGTTTCCTCAGCATCCACGAGTATGGCAGCCCGGATGCTGCCAGGCGGGGGACGGCGGTCCTTTATAACCCCGCCAGGCCGGAAAATGAAGAATTGGCTGCCGCCGTGCTGGAAAGAATTGTGACCAGGGTAAAGACACCTCCGCGCGGCACCAGTCCCGACGCCGAACTGGTCCAACTGGGACAACTACCCGCCCTGCGAATAGAACCGGTTACCATAACCAACTGGGTTGATGAGGGTCTGCTCCGCAATCCGTATTTTCACCAGAAGACAGCCCTGGCCGTGGTGGTCGCTATCAAACAATATTTCCGCCAGAGGAGCAAGGATTATGGCCCGAGGAACAAAGAAAATAGTTTTTCATAA
- a CDS encoding isocitrate/isopropylmalate dehydrogenase family protein produces MKHVVTLIPGDGTGPELIAAARRVLEASGAELEWEVMAAGEGAQEKYGSVLPEETLASIRKNGVALKGPITTPVGTGFRSVNVALRKELDLYANVRPFRNLPNVPSRYQGVDLVIYRENTEDLYAGVEHMVGEDAAESIKIITRKGSERIARAAFEYARRQGRKRVTAGHKANIMKFSDGLFLRTFYDVARDYPEITADDRIVDNLSMQLVQKPEQYDVLVLPNLYGDILSDLCAGLVGGLGVAPGANIGEKAAVFEPIHGSAPKYAGQNKVNPLATILSGVMMLEHLGEKEAAARIQRAILAVLAEGKYLTYDLGGSAGTSDMADAIVRRLEVE; encoded by the coding sequence TTGAAACATGTAGTTACTCTGATTCCCGGGGATGGTACCGGCCCGGAGTTAATCGCCGCCGCCAGGCGGGTCCTGGAAGCCAGCGGTGCGGAACTGGAATGGGAGGTTATGGCAGCCGGGGAGGGCGCCCAGGAGAAATACGGCAGCGTGTTGCCAGAAGAGACCCTGGCTTCAATCCGTAAAAATGGCGTCGCCCTTAAAGGCCCTATCACCACCCCGGTGGGCACCGGCTTCCGGAGCGTCAATGTGGCCCTGCGGAAAGAGCTGGATCTCTATGCCAATGTCCGGCCCTTCCGCAACTTGCCCAATGTCCCCTCACGCTATCAGGGTGTTGACCTGGTGATCTACCGGGAGAACACCGAGGACCTCTATGCCGGGGTTGAACATATGGTGGGTGAAGATGCGGCTGAAAGCATTAAGATTATTACCAGGAAGGGCTCCGAACGTATCGCCCGGGCAGCCTTTGAATACGCCCGGCGCCAGGGCCGGAAACGGGTGACAGCCGGCCACAAGGCCAATATTATGAAGTTCAGCGACGGTCTTTTCCTGCGGACCTTCTACGACGTAGCCAGGGATTATCCGGAAATAACGGCTGATGACCGTATTGTGGACAACCTGAGCATGCAGCTGGTCCAGAAGCCGGAGCAATATGATGTCCTGGTACTGCCCAACCTTTACGGCGATATCCTCTCCGACCTCTGCGCCGGCCTGGTGGGCGGCCTGGGAGTGGCCCCTGGAGCCAATATCGGGGAGAAGGCAGCCGTCTTTGAACCAATCCACGGCAGCGCACCCAAGTATGCCGGCCAGAATAAGGTAAATCCCCTGGCCACTATCCTCTCCGGGGTTATGATGCTGGAACACCTGGGCGAGAAGGAAGCAGCAGCCAGGATCCAGCGCGCTATCCTGGCGGTCCTGGCAGAAGGCAAGTACTTGACCTACGATCTGGGCGGCAGTGCCGGTACGAGCGATATGGCCGACGCCATCGTCAGGCGACTGGAAGTAGAATAA
- a CDS encoding metallophosphoesterase — protein MALFAIADLHLGRDMAMFGPAWEDHRSKVATRWCRVVDEGDTVLILGDISWGMHLEDALPDLEFIKSLPGAKRLLKGNHDYWWQTEKKMREAVLDARLALLKPEIIAGVAVCGTRGWLVPQHPLFKEETDGRVYRREVLRLEMALKEVRGLRRNEPLAVMMHFPPAYRDQQTDFITLMQEYGVSRCFYGHLHGNDQDRALVGEAWGIDFYLVAADYVNFTPVLIQ, from the coding sequence TTGGCCTTATTTGCCATTGCGGATTTACACCTGGGCCGCGATATGGCCATGTTTGGCCCGGCCTGGGAGGATCACCGCTCGAAAGTGGCGACCCGCTGGTGCAGGGTAGTGGATGAAGGTGATACCGTCTTAATCCTGGGAGATATCAGCTGGGGTATGCACCTGGAGGACGCCCTCCCGGACCTGGAGTTTATCAAATCCCTGCCCGGTGCGAAACGGCTCCTGAAAGGCAACCATGACTACTGGTGGCAGACTGAGAAAAAAATGAGGGAAGCCGTCCTTGATGCCCGGCTGGCCCTCCTGAAACCAGAAATCATCGCCGGGGTTGCCGTCTGCGGTACCCGGGGCTGGCTTGTTCCCCAGCACCCCCTCTTTAAAGAGGAAACTGACGGGAGGGTTTACCGGCGGGAGGTCCTGCGCCTGGAGATGGCCCTCAAGGAGGTCCGGGGGCTCCGCCGGAACGAACCCCTGGCCGTCATGATGCACTTTCCTCCGGCCTATCGCGACCAGCAAACGGACTTTATAACCTTAATGCAGGAGTACGGTGTCAGCAGATGCTTCTACGGCCACCTCCACGGTAACGACCAGGATAGAGCCCTGGTGGGTGAGGCCTGGGGGATCGATTTTTACCTGGTAGCCGCTGATTATGTAAATTTTACGCCGGTATTGATTCAGTAG
- a CDS encoding type 1 glutamine amidotransferase, translating to MKLHLGHLYPEFLNLYGDRGNVLILCRRAQWRGIQVEVTPISLGDKLVPGAYDLLFLGGGPDQEQGIASADLVAKGPWLKEAVEEGTALLAICGGYQLLGEYYRTASGETLPGVGLFAVYTEAGNKRLKGNIAIQMPELGSEHPVIGFENHSGRTFLKGSRPLGQVIYGDGNNGADGTEGARYRNAIGTYLHGPLLSKNPHLADYLLRLALRRRYGEVELSPLDDTLEMATNTAVYKRFLPTRGKW from the coding sequence GTGAAGTTACACCTGGGACATCTCTACCCGGAGTTTCTTAACCTCTACGGAGACCGGGGCAATGTCTTGATCCTCTGCCGCCGCGCCCAGTGGCGGGGCATACAGGTAGAAGTAACCCCCATCTCCCTTGGTGATAAGCTGGTACCAGGAGCTTATGATCTCCTTTTCCTCGGCGGCGGCCCCGACCAGGAGCAGGGGATCGCCAGTGCCGATTTAGTCGCCAAGGGTCCCTGGCTAAAGGAAGCAGTGGAGGAAGGTACCGCCCTGCTGGCCATTTGCGGCGGCTACCAGCTCCTGGGGGAGTACTACCGCACCGCCTCCGGGGAGACCCTACCGGGGGTGGGTCTTTTTGCCGTTTACACCGAGGCGGGAAACAAACGACTCAAGGGTAACATCGCTATCCAAATGCCGGAACTCGGTAGCGAGCACCCGGTAATCGGCTTCGAAAATCATAGCGGCCGTACTTTCCTTAAGGGATCCCGGCCCCTGGGGCAAGTCATCTACGGTGACGGTAACAACGGTGCCGATGGAACCGAGGGGGCCAGGTACAGGAATGCTATCGGCACCTACCTCCACGGCCCTTTATTGAGTAAAAACCCCCACCTGGCCGACTACCTCCTCAGGCTGGCCTTGCGACGCCGTTACGGCGAGGTGGAGTTATCACCTCTGGATGATACCTTAGAGATGGCAACCAACACAGCCGTGTACAAGCGCTTCCTGCCGACCAGGGGTAAATGGTAA